A genomic window from Emys orbicularis isolate rEmyOrb1 chromosome 8, rEmyOrb1.hap1, whole genome shotgun sequence includes:
- the JUN gene encoding transcription factor Jun, with the protein MTAKMEPTFYDDALNATFVQPESGGYGYNNPKVLKQNMTLNLADPSSNLKPHLRNKNADILTSPDVGLLKLASPELERLIIQSSNGLITTTPTPTQFLCPKNVTDEQEGFAEGFVRALAELHNQNTMPSVTSAAQPVNSGMTPVSSMAGNNGFNTTLHSEPPVYANLSNFNPSALSTAPNYNANNIGYPPQHHINPPMPVQHPRLQALKEEPQTVPEMPGETPPLSPIDMESQERIKAERKRMRNRIAASKCRKRKLERIARLEEKVKTLKAQNSELASTANMLREQVAQLKQKVMNHVNSGCQLMLTQQLQTF; encoded by the coding sequence ATGACTGCAAAGATGGAACCTACATTCTATGATGATGCCCTAAATGCTACCTTTGTACAGCCAGAAAGTGGTGGTTATGGATATAATAATCCTAAAGTCCTGAAGCAGAATATGACTCTAAATCTGGCTGATCCTTCAAGCAACCTCAAGCCCCACCTGAGGAACAAGAATGCTGATATTCTTACCTCCCCAGATGTTGGTCTCCTCAAGCTGGCATCTCCTGAACTGGAAAGGCTCATCATCCAGTCCAGCAATGGCTTGATCACCACCACTCCCACCCCAACACAGTTTCTCTGTCCCAAAAATGTTACTGATGAGCAAGAAGGGTTTGCTGAAGGCTTTGtgagggcactggcagagctacaCAACCAGAATACGATGCCCAGTGTTACATCCGCTGCCCAGCCCGTTAACAGTGGTATGACACCTGTTTCTTCTATGGCTGGCAACAATGGTTTCAACACCACTTTGCACAGCGAGCCTCCAGTGTATGCCAATCTCAGCAACTTTAACCCAAGTGCACTAAGCACAGCACCTAACTACAATGCAAATAACATAGGCTATCCACCTCAGCATCATATTAATCCTCCGATGCCAGTGCAGCATCCCAGGCTGCAAGCTTTGAAAGAGGAACCCCAGACTGTACCTGAAATGCCAGGGGAGACTCCTCCGCTGTCCCCCATTGATATGGAGTCACAGGAGAGGATCAAGGCTGAGAGGAAGCGCATGAGAAACAGAATTGCAGCCTCCAAATGCCGGAAAAGGAAGTTGGAAAGGATTGCCAGATTGGAAGAAAAAGTGAAAACTTTGAAAGCCCAGAACTCAGAACTGGCATCCACTGCCAACATGCTCAGAGAACAGGTTGCACAGCTTAAGCAGAAGGTCATGAACCATGTCAACAGTGGATGCCAGCTAATGCTAACACAACAGTTGCAAACATTTTGA